One genomic region from Cardinium endosymbiont of Dermatophagoides farinae encodes:
- a CDS encoding VirB4 family type IV secretion system protein: MLQDHYIENYIPIVEFQDECIILEDGAVAIGYELKLFLDEGVGEGEYKNCIDTLAQTIRRFPIGTVIQQLDSYSNKTFHTEIQNGYNFFHQKQLEHCNGHIFLTHVTYLFVICRPTTHSIEPHTTTFSCGKGYFKHPLSELKKTIDQAKKCSIELEAAFPDGWQYRQLTASDNLSLLYDWLNLDFSGTIDGLEHGLTNQKGFFKIGNKQVAIVSMQSQSNKPDYTSKNGLGNGGGVTVPFTWALSHYMYCPHIVVQAIAIQNTEDFLQSRTKALEWSQATKRNNREIRNVNQDMEALIAFEAAIRAQEEVIVTLNYLVILYEVDPQRLVCNIEKVKKVFKKLDMGPFVEDYDTANLYFSAIPGNGHQLYRGQPIALKTALSYFNKITPRSGGSNGILLANRQQTPIYYDPFNLNLDNQNAFVFGPSGSGKSFFNGKMIKDRFQSGHIVIVIDSGGTYRRLFQILGGKYIEYNAATPLHLNPFLIKPEADGLFKPDINKVTFLVQLIGKIWKGDLNTNPMSKVEKALLAGWIPEYYAILHKDSVPSLTGFYDYLKKLVDQKGQQVKKLTDEGLFPFHGFFIVLHPFAHGIYKEHFNSYEQVYLEDHKLICFELEVIKNNPKLYPLVVQVLFEFAFEMVAQYPDVTKFIDIEEGWTMLDDYAEENIEAFFRKGRKTKTSIRIITQNIDEIKASKIAGAMKNNTSTFILIYNEKNRVGKILGHL, from the coding sequence GTGTTACAAGATCACTATATAGAAAACTATATACCCATTGTTGAGTTTCAAGATGAATGCATCATTTTGGAAGATGGAGCAGTAGCCATAGGTTATGAGTTGAAACTGTTTCTCGATGAAGGAGTAGGAGAGGGGGAGTATAAAAATTGTATAGATACCCTAGCCCAAACCATTCGAAGATTTCCTATCGGAACCGTTATACAACAGTTAGATAGCTATTCCAATAAAACATTTCATACAGAGATCCAAAATGGCTACAATTTTTTTCATCAAAAGCAACTAGAACATTGTAATGGACATATTTTCTTAACCCATGTAACCTATCTATTCGTCATATGTAGGCCTACTACCCATAGCATAGAGCCGCATACTACTACTTTTTCTTGTGGAAAGGGTTACTTTAAACACCCACTGTCAGAACTAAAAAAAACAATTGATCAAGCAAAAAAGTGTAGTATAGAGTTAGAAGCGGCCTTTCCAGATGGTTGGCAGTATAGACAGTTAACTGCGTCAGATAATCTTAGCTTGCTCTATGATTGGTTAAACCTAGACTTTAGTGGCACCATAGATGGTTTAGAGCATGGCCTAACCAATCAAAAAGGATTTTTTAAAATTGGCAATAAGCAAGTCGCTATTGTATCAATGCAAAGCCAATCGAATAAGCCTGACTATACCAGTAAAAATGGGCTAGGTAATGGGGGAGGGGTGACGGTACCTTTTACCTGGGCGTTAAGCCACTATATGTACTGCCCTCATATTGTTGTACAAGCCATTGCCATTCAAAATACAGAAGACTTTTTACAAAGCCGTACCAAAGCATTAGAATGGAGCCAAGCGACTAAGCGCAACAACCGAGAGATTCGTAATGTAAACCAAGATATGGAAGCACTGATTGCCTTTGAAGCAGCCATTAGAGCGCAAGAAGAAGTGATCGTAACCTTGAACTATCTGGTTATCCTTTATGAAGTAGATCCACAACGGTTGGTTTGTAACATCGAAAAGGTTAAAAAAGTATTCAAAAAGCTAGATATGGGCCCTTTTGTAGAGGACTATGATACGGCTAATCTATATTTTTCAGCGATACCTGGCAATGGCCATCAGCTTTATAGAGGACAACCGATTGCACTTAAAACTGCACTAAGTTATTTCAATAAGATTACCCCTAGAAGTGGTGGTAGCAATGGTATACTATTAGCGAATAGACAACAGACACCGATTTATTATGACCCCTTTAACCTAAACTTAGACAACCAAAATGCTTTTGTTTTTGGGCCTTCTGGATCTGGTAAATCTTTTTTTAATGGCAAAATGATTAAAGATCGCTTTCAATCAGGTCATATAGTCATTGTGATAGATAGTGGAGGTACCTACAGAAGGCTTTTTCAAATACTAGGTGGGAAGTATATAGAATACAATGCAGCAACACCGCTCCATTTAAATCCATTTCTGATAAAACCTGAAGCAGATGGCTTATTTAAGCCAGATATCAATAAAGTAACTTTTTTGGTACAATTGATTGGAAAAATCTGGAAAGGAGATTTAAATACAAATCCTATGAGTAAAGTAGAAAAAGCGCTACTAGCTGGATGGATTCCCGAATATTATGCCATTTTACATAAGGACTCTGTACCAAGTCTAACTGGGTTTTATGATTACCTCAAAAAACTAGTAGATCAGAAAGGCCAACAGGTTAAAAAATTAACCGATGAGGGATTGTTTCCATTTCATGGGTTTTTCATTGTACTGCATCCTTTTGCCCATGGGATCTATAAAGAGCACTTTAATTCCTACGAGCAGGTCTATTTAGAAGACCACAAACTGATTTGTTTTGAGCTAGAAGTGATCAAAAATAATCCTAAACTCTATCCCCTAGTCGTACAAGTGCTATTTGAGTTTGCATTTGAAATGGTCGCCCAATATCCTGACGTGACTAAGTTTATTGACATTGAAGAAGGGTGGACCATGTTAGATGACTATGCCGAAGAAAACATTGAAGCCTTTTTTAGAAAAGGCAGAAAAACCAAAACTTCCATTCGGATCATTACCCAAAACATAGATGAAATCAAAGCCTCTAAAATAGCTGGTGCCATGAAAAACAATACCTCCACTTTTATATTGATTTACAATGAAAAAAATCGAGTAGGGAAGATATTGGGGCATTTATAG